In a single window of the Micromonospora sp. WMMD1155 genome:
- a CDS encoding glycoside hydrolase family 3 N-terminal domain-containing protein: protein MTTVQPETGATYADATAPVSERVSDLLARMTREEKIAQLGSTWAFAVLEGGRFSVRRARPILGHGLGHVTRVAGATSLKAAQVARVANAIQRYLVTETRLGIPAIVHEEVCSGVMARDATIFPQAIGVASTWAPELNGQLADAVRAQMRAMGGHQGLSPVLDVVRDPRWGRTEETYGEDPYLVSRMGVAFVRGLQGVDLTDGVIATAKHFVGYGASEGGLNWAPAHLPPRLLREVYLYPFEAAVREGGLRSVMAGYHELDGIPCHANDDLLADVLRRQWGFTGSVVSDYFAVNDLHSYHHFAQDKQQAATLALGAGVDVELPATDVYAVALTRALDAGDVSEARLDEAVARVLRHKFELGLFEAPYVDEDAVAVAVNAQRHRTVALEIARRSLVLLKNDGVLPLLAEAGSVALIGPNADDARHLLGDYSFAAHIEALTEARERRGLLGEMMTIPDDLEIEESTDGVPTVRDELTARLGDRVRYASGCDVLDPSTDGFDEAVAVAAAADVAVLVLGDRSGLTPRATTGESRDRSSLDLPGVQEDLVRAVVATGTPVVVVLVAGRPVGSDFLHEHAAAVLMAWLPGETGAQAIAEVLLGEVNPSGRLPISYPRSVGQLPVFYGHKVSGGRSHWHGDYVDSPVTPRYCFGHGLGYSSFIVEEATVRHPQVRAGDSVGVDVVVTNAGRRAGEEVVQLYVRDPQASVTRPVLELKGFVRVSAAAGQRVAVRFDLPTGQLGFYDRRLDYTVEPGQIEVYVGFSAQDRTLAGRFVISADADRSPTPKVFTGTAEVRGLPDRPGESGECDR, encoded by the coding sequence ATGACCACTGTGCAGCCGGAGACCGGGGCGACCTACGCCGACGCGACGGCGCCCGTCTCGGAACGGGTGTCCGACCTGCTGGCGCGGATGACCCGCGAGGAGAAGATCGCCCAACTGGGCAGCACCTGGGCGTTCGCGGTGCTGGAGGGCGGTCGGTTCTCCGTACGCCGAGCCCGACCGATCCTCGGCCACGGCCTGGGGCACGTGACCCGCGTCGCCGGTGCCACCAGCCTGAAGGCCGCGCAGGTGGCGCGGGTCGCCAACGCGATCCAGCGGTACCTGGTGACCGAGACCCGACTGGGGATCCCGGCGATCGTCCACGAGGAGGTCTGTTCGGGAGTGATGGCGCGGGACGCGACGATCTTCCCGCAGGCGATCGGGGTCGCGAGCACGTGGGCTCCGGAGCTGAACGGGCAGTTGGCGGACGCCGTTCGCGCGCAGATGCGCGCCATGGGCGGCCACCAGGGGCTGTCTCCGGTCCTGGACGTGGTGCGCGACCCCCGGTGGGGTCGGACGGAGGAGACCTACGGCGAGGATCCCTATCTGGTGTCCCGGATGGGCGTCGCGTTCGTCAGGGGCCTCCAGGGCGTCGACCTGACCGACGGCGTCATCGCGACGGCCAAGCACTTCGTCGGGTACGGGGCGTCCGAGGGTGGGCTGAACTGGGCGCCCGCCCACCTGCCCCCGCGGTTGCTGCGCGAGGTCTACCTGTACCCGTTCGAGGCGGCGGTCCGCGAGGGCGGCCTGCGGTCGGTGATGGCCGGCTACCACGAGCTGGACGGGATCCCGTGCCACGCCAACGACGACCTCCTCGCCGACGTCCTCCGCCGGCAGTGGGGCTTCACCGGCAGCGTGGTTTCCGACTACTTCGCCGTCAACGACCTGCACTCGTACCACCACTTCGCACAGGACAAGCAGCAGGCCGCGACGCTGGCCCTCGGTGCCGGTGTCGACGTCGAGCTTCCGGCCACGGACGTGTACGCGGTAGCCCTCACGCGGGCGCTGGACGCCGGTGACGTCAGCGAGGCTCGGCTCGACGAGGCGGTCGCACGCGTGCTGCGGCACAAGTTCGAACTCGGGCTCTTCGAAGCACCGTACGTGGACGAGGACGCGGTCGCCGTCGCGGTGAACGCGCAGCGGCACCGGACCGTCGCGCTGGAGATCGCCCGCCGCAGTCTCGTCCTGCTCAAGAACGACGGCGTCCTGCCGCTGCTCGCGGAGGCCGGATCGGTCGCCCTCATCGGGCCGAACGCCGACGACGCCCGGCACCTGCTGGGCGACTACTCGTTCGCGGCGCACATCGAGGCGCTGACCGAGGCGCGCGAGCGGCGGGGCCTGCTCGGCGAGATGATGACCATCCCGGACGATCTGGAGATCGAGGAGAGCACCGACGGGGTGCCCACGGTGCGCGACGAACTCACGGCCCGCCTGGGGGACCGGGTGCGTTACGCGTCGGGGTGCGACGTGCTCGACCCCTCCACCGACGGGTTCGACGAGGCGGTCGCGGTGGCCGCCGCGGCGGATGTCGCAGTGCTGGTCCTGGGGGACCGTTCGGGGCTGACACCACGGGCGACCACCGGTGAGTCCCGGGACCGTTCCAGCCTGGACCTGCCCGGTGTCCAGGAGGACCTGGTCCGCGCCGTCGTGGCCACCGGCACCCCGGTCGTGGTGGTGCTCGTCGCCGGACGACCCGTCGGCAGCGACTTCCTGCACGAGCACGCTGCGGCGGTGCTGATGGCCTGGTTGCCCGGCGAGACCGGGGCGCAGGCGATCGCCGAGGTGCTCCTCGGTGAGGTGAACCCGAGCGGGCGGTTGCCGATCTCGTATCCCCGCAGCGTGGGCCAGCTCCCCGTCTTCTACGGCCACAAGGTGTCCGGCGGCCGGTCGCACTGGCACGGCGACTACGTCGACTCACCGGTGACGCCCCGATACTGCTTCGGGCACGGCCTCGGATACTCCTCGTTCATCGTCGAGGAGGCCACGGTGCGACACCCGCAGGTGCGCGCCGGCGACTCGGTCGGTGTCGACGTGGTGGTGACCAACGCCGGCCGTCGGGCGGGCGAGGAGGTCGTGCAGCTCTACGTCCGCGATCCGCAGGCGTCGGTCACCAGACCCGTACTCGAGTTGAAGGGTTTCGTCCGGGTCTCGGCCGCCGCTGGGCAGCGGGTGGCCGTGCGGTTCGACCTGCCGACGGGCCAGCTCGGCTTCTACGACCGGCGCCTGGACTACACGGTCGAGCCCGGGCAGATAGAGGTGTACGTGGGCTTCTCGGCGCAGGACCGCACTCTGGCCGGCAGGTTCGTCATCAGCGCGGACGCGGACCGGTCGCCGACGCCGAAGGTCTTCACGGGGACGGCCGAGGTTCGCGGCCTGCCCGACCGACCCGGAGAGTCGGGAGAGTGCGACAGATGA
- a CDS encoding LacI family DNA-binding transcriptional regulator: protein MSDVARVAGVSTATVSRVVNGHYGVSANTVAHVRSTIEQLGYESSLVATSLRRSRKNVLGLVTHSFQSYTAEVLKGAMKALSRSGFDLIVYANSDLYGSYSEGWERRHLTRLSGTLTDGCIVVTPWGEVQSRTPVVAIDPARGSTGPSVMADNLAGATVAVEHLLALGHRRIGFIAGRSSLEAAWSREEGFRAALAGAGVPVDPTLIGRGDFNPESAVPLARALLQQADPPTAIFAASDGMALKVLEVARELGIAVPTDLSVVGFDNIPESASTAPGLTTVDQSMYQLGYEAARMLKSLVTGEWEGPRRMVLPTSLVVRDSTAPPKSAG from the coding sequence ATGAGTGATGTCGCTCGGGTCGCCGGCGTTTCCACCGCGACCGTTTCGCGCGTGGTCAACGGGCATTACGGCGTCAGCGCCAACACGGTGGCCCATGTCCGGTCGACGATCGAGCAACTCGGCTACGAGTCGAGTCTCGTCGCCACGAGCCTCCGGCGCAGCCGCAAGAACGTCCTCGGCCTGGTGACCCACAGCTTCCAGTCGTACACGGCGGAGGTGCTCAAGGGGGCGATGAAGGCGCTGAGCCGCTCGGGCTTCGACCTGATCGTCTACGCCAACAGCGACCTCTACGGGTCCTACTCGGAAGGCTGGGAGCGGCGGCACCTGACCCGCCTGTCCGGCACGCTGACCGACGGGTGCATCGTGGTGACGCCGTGGGGTGAGGTGCAGAGCCGCACGCCGGTGGTCGCCATCGACCCGGCGCGGGGCTCCACCGGGCCCTCGGTCATGGCCGACAACCTCGCGGGCGCCACCGTCGCCGTGGAGCATCTGCTCGCCCTGGGCCACCGGCGCATCGGCTTCATCGCGGGTCGCTCCAGCCTGGAGGCGGCCTGGTCCCGCGAGGAGGGCTTCCGGGCCGCGCTGGCCGGCGCCGGCGTCCCGGTCGACCCGACGTTGATCGGCCGGGGGGACTTCAACCCCGAGTCGGCGGTGCCGCTGGCGCGGGCCCTCCTGCAACAGGCCGACCCGCCGACGGCGATCTTCGCGGCGAGCGACGGGATGGCCCTCAAGGTCCTGGAGGTCGCGCGGGAGCTGGGCATCGCCGTCCCGACGGACCTGTCCGTCGTCGGGTTCGACAACATCCCGGAGTCGGCGTCGACCGCGCCCGGTCTCACCACCGTGGACCAGTCGATGTACCAGCTCGGCTACGAAGCCGCGCGCATGCTGAAGTCACTGGTGACCGGCGAGTGGGAGGGGCCACGGCGGATGGTGCTGCCGACCAGCCTCGTGGTCCGCGACTCGACCGCGCCACCGAAGAGCGCGGGATGA
- a CDS encoding alpha/beta hydrolase-fold protein: protein MRRLAAAFTAGVIAVAAVLLAPQPAAAAETPWLTVSPDRYASFAVPAAYVQEHLGTVSQVVVEGNFGPSSATAEFGLTRRGDVWSGVLGALEPGLYHYQLTADDTKSIKDPTNDTRVASDPLLSTFFVAGDSARWLVDAPAGTGGQVTTLTYRTKAGQRSAVVWTPPGYAAKGPKGYPALYLRSGDGVAATDWLDLGRTKQILDNLSAAGAMRPMVVVITDDSGDKELKDLRGAVARTYRVLRDPAHQAVAGVSDGATLAVRAALAKPGQFGYVGWFSGRSVPDVDRKDAKAVNRTVKVLRLYTGNVTDPAYNATYRLAKALGRADVRFESDGVNPDGGANWDTWQENLVDFVPRLFQHVSDRGPSPGHGQLKGEFNPPPAGTTPTPFVTEDGFVTFETTTEFADAQHVTVWANIAPGGSWLRVPLARDGDRWRATVGPLQPWFYYYRLIVDRVPFKDTSNPTKVTTEPMWSTFLIPGPEARLLSDVPAGQGGKVESMTYASTVAGQDRTALVWTPPGYDPGRAEPYPVLYLQHGGGQNYTDWVEMGRAKQILDNQFLDGDLVPMVVVMGNGNSSDFNRELLENIVPTARARYHVSSESSQQALAGLSMGGGQAFGVLRSYPGEFAYVAAFSAGFGSGTGVDVEAINSGTTMLRLYVGDQTDFVYPSFMTSLTTLDNLGIRYEFDGVTPGPHGWDVWQKNLIDLAPRLFKR, encoded by the coding sequence GTGCGTCGGCTCGCGGCGGCCTTCACCGCCGGGGTCATCGCCGTCGCGGCGGTCCTGCTCGCACCGCAACCGGCCGCCGCGGCGGAGACCCCGTGGCTGACCGTCTCCCCCGACCGCTACGCCTCGTTCGCCGTCCCGGCCGCCTACGTCCAGGAGCACCTGGGCACGGTGTCGCAGGTCGTGGTGGAGGGCAACTTCGGCCCGTCCTCGGCCACGGCGGAGTTCGGCCTGACCCGCCGTGGCGACGTGTGGTCCGGCGTTCTCGGCGCGCTTGAGCCCGGCCTGTACCACTACCAGCTCACCGCCGACGACACCAAGAGCATCAAGGACCCGACGAACGACACCCGCGTGGCGTCCGACCCGCTGCTGAGCACCTTCTTCGTCGCGGGCGACTCGGCACGCTGGTTGGTCGACGCGCCGGCCGGCACCGGTGGTCAGGTCACGACGCTGACCTACCGGACCAAGGCCGGGCAGCGGTCGGCAGTGGTCTGGACACCACCCGGTTACGCGGCCAAGGGCCCGAAGGGTTACCCGGCGCTCTACCTGCGGTCGGGTGACGGTGTGGCGGCCACCGACTGGCTCGATCTCGGGCGGACCAAGCAGATCCTCGACAACCTCTCGGCCGCGGGCGCGATGCGACCGATGGTGGTCGTGATCACCGACGACTCCGGCGACAAGGAGCTGAAGGACCTGCGCGGGGCGGTCGCCCGCACCTACCGGGTCCTGCGCGATCCGGCACACCAGGCGGTCGCCGGCGTGTCCGACGGGGCGACGCTCGCGGTGCGGGCAGCGCTGGCCAAGCCGGGTCAGTTCGGCTACGTCGGCTGGTTCTCCGGCCGGTCCGTGCCGGACGTCGACCGGAAGGACGCCAAGGCGGTCAACCGCACCGTCAAGGTGCTGCGCCTCTACACGGGCAACGTGACCGACCCGGCGTACAACGCCACCTACCGGCTGGCGAAGGCGTTGGGCCGGGCCGACGTCAGGTTCGAGTCCGACGGGGTCAACCCGGACGGTGGCGCGAACTGGGACACCTGGCAGGAGAATCTGGTCGACTTCGTGCCGCGGCTGTTCCAGCACGTGTCGGACCGCGGGCCGAGCCCCGGTCACGGTCAGCTGAAGGGCGAGTTCAACCCGCCGCCGGCGGGCACCACCCCGACGCCCTTCGTCACCGAGGACGGCTTCGTCACCTTCGAGACGACCACCGAGTTCGCCGACGCCCAGCACGTCACGGTGTGGGCGAACATCGCTCCGGGCGGCAGTTGGTTGCGCGTGCCGCTGGCCCGTGACGGTGACCGGTGGCGGGCGACGGTGGGGCCGCTTCAGCCCTGGTTCTACTACTACCGGTTGATCGTCGACCGGGTCCCGTTCAAGGACACCTCGAACCCCACGAAGGTGACCACCGAACCGATGTGGAGCACCTTCCTCATCCCGGGTCCGGAGGCCCGCCTGCTGTCGGACGTCCCCGCCGGCCAGGGCGGAAAGGTCGAGAGCATGACCTACGCCAGCACCGTGGCGGGCCAGGACCGCACGGCGCTGGTGTGGACCCCACCCGGGTACGACCCGGGCCGCGCCGAGCCGTACCCCGTCCTCTACCTCCAGCACGGCGGGGGGCAGAACTACACGGACTGGGTCGAGATGGGCCGCGCCAAGCAGATCCTCGACAACCAGTTCCTCGACGGCGACCTGGTGCCCATGGTGGTCGTGATGGGCAACGGCAACTCGTCCGACTTCAACCGCGAGTTGTTGGAGAACATCGTCCCCACGGCACGGGCCCGCTACCACGTCTCCAGCGAGTCGTCGCAGCAGGCTCTCGCCGGCCTGTCGATGGGCGGCGGGCAGGCGTTCGGGGTGCTGCGGTCGTACCCCGGTGAGTTCGCCTACGTCGCGGCGTTCTCGGCCGGGTTCGGCAGCGGCACCGGGGTCGACGTGGAGGCGATCAACAGCGGCACCACGATGCTGCGCCTGTACGTGGGTGACCAGACCGACTTCGT